In Erigeron canadensis isolate Cc75 chromosome 1, C_canadensis_v1, whole genome shotgun sequence, a single window of DNA contains:
- the LOC122586351 gene encoding uncharacterized protein LOC122586351, whose protein sequence is MVALHDGDGGNDPPNWGWNPEWGCRRMGGISTGRAVAANNDLEREFQNSGRRISLMLNNDLSRWQAIGDHAKWYKSYLGTYVATVPHNYESWDQVSQPIKDGLADWLMRRFYLEPYLGHPENHLLREAVTRMIRQDALKIYRDKKAKFKKTWFTDRGGSQRLAELEGQPPYGMPPQVWSYLLGYWTSEPRMIAAQRNTTNRQQQNNFVSTHGRQSYAQREWRYAEDNDGRREEPPEFYLRAHTR, encoded by the exons ATGGTTGCACTTCACGACGGAGATGGTGGCAACGACCCTCCAAATTGGGGGTGGAATCCCGAATGGGGTTGTAGGCGTATGGgtg gtattagCACAGGGAGAGCTGTTGCTGCTAACAACGATCTGGAGCGCGAGTTTCAGAATTCGGGACGCCGAATCTCGCTTATGTTAAATAACGATCTCAGTAGGTGGCAGGCAATCGGGGACCACGCCAAGTGGTACAAGAGCTATTTGGGGACCTATGTCGCTACCGTCCCACATAATTACGAGTCGTGGGATCAGGTGTCCCAGCCCATCAAGGATGGACTTGCTGACTGGCTTATG AGACGGTTCTACTTAGAACCATATCTAGGTCACCCAGAAAATCACCTGTTACGAGAGGCCGTGACCAGGATGATTCGTCAGGATGCCCTGAAGATCTACAGGGATAAAAAagcaaaattcaagaagacttgGTTCACTGACAGGGGTGGGTCCCAGAGGCTGGCAGAACTGGAGGGTCAACCTCCGTATGGGATGCCTCCACAGGTGTGGAGTTATCTACTGGGTTACTGGACCAGCGAGCCCCGGATGATTGCTGCCCAAAGAAACACGACAAACAGGCagcaacaaaataattttgtcagtACTCACGGTCGGCAGTCATACGCTCAGCGTGAATGGCGTTACGCT GAAGATAATGATGGGCGACGTGAGGAGCCACCTGAGTTTTATTTGCGGGCCCACACGAGATGA
- the LOC122586365 gene encoding zinc finger MYM-type protein 1-like → MANKVRKYIREEVGDSWFCIMVDESRDESKKEQMAIVLRFVDAKGVIREIFLNTVHVENTIAATLKASLWNRILNQNFDTRKIHGQGYDGSSNMSGEWNGSQALVRQHSPYAYYIHCFAHRLQLALVCVSKQVDPVHEFFDKLAYVINVVCASSKCHDELQKAKANEIKELPELGEIKSGKGKNQGVMDDKPNNTRPQRGDAQVAYTHLKSFEFVFVLHMMKEVMQKTDALSQGLQKKSQDILNAMESVSATKINIGDIVLLVEKYYPMDFIEQEGNQLRCQVETFQVERIDNSKLSKVATLSDLCQTLVETGKNSMYDLVERVCRLLLTLPVSTTTTERGFSAMKILRLAYVSENFKLKRMDIVNNEIIKNLSKIIESFEKKTNLEKEMADKTKSQLESKIMDMHLLLLEEYQEIDLLEEELILTRRRHDLAAARVNRFEREYPLEAKSLFPSKGNSTL, encoded by the exons ATGGCAAATAAAGTGAGAAAGTATATACGGGAAGAAGTGGGGGATTCTTGGTTTTGTATCATGGTTGATGAGTCACGGGATGAATCCAAAAAAGAGCAAATGGCCATAGTATTAAGATTTGTTGATGCGAAAGGGGTGATACGGGAAATATTCTTGAATACAGTTCATGTAGAAAATACTATTGCGGCGACTTTAAAGGCTAGTTTGTGGAATAGAATTTTGAATCAAAACTTTGATACTAGAAAAATTCATGGTCAAGGTTATGATGGTTCTAGCAATATGAGTGGGGAATGGAACGGATCACAGGCACTCGTTCGGCAGCATAGTCCTTATGCATATTACATTCATTGCTTTGCTCACAG gttacAACTTGCCTTAGTTTGTGTCTCAAAGCAAGTCGATCCAGTACACGAGTTCTTTGATAAATTAGCTTATGTAATAAATGTGGTTTGTGCTTCTAGTAAGTGTCACGATGAGTTACAAAAGGCGAAGGCAAATGAGATTAAAGAATTACCGGAGTTGGGTGAAATCAAATCGGGAAAAGGAAAAAACCAG GGAGTAATGGACGACAAACCTAATAATACCCGTCCTCAACGTGGAGATGCTCAAGTGGCTTATACTCACTTGAAGTCATTCGAGTTTGTGTTTGTTCTTCACATGATGAAAGAGGTGATGCAAAAAACTGATGCACTTTCTCAAGGATTACAAAAGAAATCCCAAGACATCCTTAATGCAATGGAGTCAGTTTCAGCCACAAAG ATTAATATTGGTGATATTGTTCTTCTTGTTGAGAAATATTATCCTATGGACTTTATAGAGCAGGAGGGAAATCAGTTAAGATGTCAAGTTGAGACTTTTCAAGTTGAAAGGATAGATAATTCCAAGCTAAGTAAGGTAGCAACCCTTTCTGATCTCTGCCAAACTCTTGTAGAAACTGGGAAAAATAGCATGTATGATTTGGTTGAAAGAGTGTGTCGGCTACTCTTGACACTTCCGGTTTCAACTACAACAACAGAGAGGGGATTTTCGGCAATGAAGATATTAAGACTCGCCTAC GTATCTGAAAATTTCAAATTGAAACGAATGGACATTGTGAACAATGAGATCATCAAGAATCTAAGTAAGATCATTGAATCCTTTGAGAAAAAGACCAATCTCGAAAAGGAAATGGCCGATAAAACGAAGAGTCAATTGGAATCCAAAATAATGGATATGCACTTATTGTTGTTAGAGGAATACCAAGAAATCGACCTTTTGGAAGAAGAGCTTATTCTTACTAGAAGAAGACATGATTTAGCAGCTGCTCGAGTTAATAGATTTGAAAGAGAATATCCCTTAGAGGCTAAGTCGCTTTTTCCTAGCAAAGGAAATTCGACTCTTTAA
- the LOC122585505 gene encoding cationic peroxidase 1-like has product MEKMNTISLLSLVLLLIFSFIPKSTATDLSSNYYDRVCPEAIPTIKRVVEDAIAQERRMGASLLRLHFHDCFVNGCDASILLDQTPTIDSEKNAAPNANSARGFEVIDRIKSEVDKVCGRPVVSCADILTVAARDSVVALGGPSWRVKLGRRDSTTASRTTADANIPAPFMDLPALVSNFKNQGLDEEDLVVLSGAHTLGFAQCRTFRDRITDDNNIDQGFASHLRTICPQVGGDSTLAPLDPTPNSFDGRYFNNLVSKKGLLRSDQALFNGNDGETDELVEKYNEKQQEFFEDFAKSMIKMGDISPLTGNRGQVRYNCRRIN; this is encoded by the exons ATGGAGAAGATGAACACTATAAGCTTGTTGTCTCTCGTTCTTTTGCTCATTTTTTCGTTCATCCCCAAATCTACCGCGACAGATCTGTCTTCGAATTACTATGATCGAGTGTGCCCTGAAGCTATACCGACCATCAAACGCGTCGTTGAGGACGCAATAGCACAAGAACGCCGCATGGGTGCTTCTTTGTTACGTCTTCATTTTCATGATTGTTTTGTTAAC GGATGTGATGCTTCTATTCTATTGGATCAAACTCCAACTATCGATAGCGAGAAAAATGCAGCTCCAAATGCAAACTCAGCTAGAGGGTTTGAAGTTATTGACAGAATCAAGTCTGAGGTGGACAAAGTTTGCGGTCGTCCCGTAGTATCTTGTGCTGATATCTTGACCGTCGCTGCTCGTGATTCTGTCGTTGCA CTTGGTGGCCCTTCATGGAGAGTCAAGTTAGGAAGAAGAGACTCGACCACAGCTAGCCGAACCACAGCTGACGCCAACATCCCTGCGCCGTTCATGGACTTACCAGCACTAGTCTCAAACTTTAAGAACCAAGGGCTCGACGAGGAAGACCTAGTTGTTCTCTCGGGTGCACACACCCTTGGGTTTGCTCAGTGTAGAACTTTTAGGGATCGTATTACTGATGACAACAACATTGATCAAGGCTTTGCTAGCCACCTTCGAACCATTTGTCCACAAGTTGGGGGCGACTCAACGCTCGCACCACTTGACCCAACACCAAACTCATTTGATGGGAGATACTTCAACAACTTGGTGAGTAAAAAAGGGCTTTTGAGATCTGATCAAGCATTGTTTAATGGTAATGATGGTGAAACTGATGAGCTTGTTGAGAAATACAATGAGAAACAGCAAGAATTCTTCGAAGATTTTGCAAAGTCTATGATTAAAATGGGTGATATAAGTCCATTAACAGGAAATAGAGGCCAAGTTCGTTACAACTGCAGGAGGATTAACTAA